A genome region from Paramisgurnus dabryanus chromosome 12, PD_genome_1.1, whole genome shotgun sequence includes the following:
- the fez2b gene encoding fasciculation and elongation protein zeta-2 isoform X1, giving the protein MAVPVIPLDEDWEDFNEFKAADSPHGWTAVPECSTEVPNFVSFDETLSASFPPPSSNSSCTDVCVRAVSERELLRDDEIWNALTKNYGNVMPVDWKTSRTRSLHLPTLNLQPQQRVEVSNLDLSDDEDLRDQMDMHTIIISCVNEEPLFTAEQVIEEIEEIMQQSPDGEEHENPSQFDLSVMPHDLHKLTQSTSSSSCEERLHGLRASELLERLEEMERQIRGFSEELIDQLAMREELDFEKEVKNTFISALIEVQNRQKEHRELLKKKRKIKSTQGVTRSDRSHVPGTYLTTVIPYDGSSRAPSVEDLQILTKILHAMREDSETVPALLTDYILKVLCPT; this is encoded by the exons ATGGCGGTCCCGGTCATTCCGCTCGATGAAGACTGGGAGGATTTTAACGAGTTTAAAGCTGCCGATTCACCACATGGCTGGACCGCGGTGCCGGAGTGCTCAACGGAAGTCCCGAACTTTGTGTCTTTCGACGAGACTTTGAGCGCCAGCTTTCCGCCCCCGAGCAGCAACAGCTCGTGCACGGATGTCTGTGTGCGCGCTGTGAGTGAGCGCGAGCTGCTGCGCGACGACGA GATCTGGAATGCTTTGACAAAGAACTATGGCAATGTAATGCCAGTGGACTGGAAAACATCTCGCACTCGTTCGCTGCACCTCCCCACACTGAACCTTCAACCACAACAG CGGGTGGAGGTCAGTAATCTTGACCTGTCTGATGATGAGGACCTCAGAGATCAGATGGACATGCACACCATCATCATCTCATGTGTGAACGAGGAGCCACTGTTTACTGCTGAACAG GTTATAGAGGAAATTGAGGAGATCATGCAGCAGTCTCCAGATGGTGAGGAACACGAGAACCCGTCTCAATTTGACCTCTCGGTGATGCCCCATGACTTACACAAACTCACACAGTCTACATCCAGCAGCAGCTGTGAGGAAC GGTTGCATGGTCTGCGTGCGTCCGAGCTGCTGGAGCGTCTGGAGGAGATGGAGAGGCAGATTCGTGGTTTCTCAGAGGAGCTAATCGATCAGCTGGCCATGCGAGAGGAGCTGGACTTCGAGAAGGAGGTGAAGAACACATTCATCTCGGCTCTTATCGAAGTACAGAATCGACAGAAAGAACATCGCGAGCTGCTGAAGAAGAAAAGGAAGATAAAGAGCACACAAGGAGTAACGCGATCCGATCGATCGCACGTGCCAGGAACC TATTTGACAACAGTGATCCCGTATGATGGGAGCAGTAGAGCCCCGTCTGTAGAAGATCTTCAGATTCTGACCAAGA TTCTTCATGCCATGCGTGAGGACAGCGAGACCGTTCCTGCTCTTCTGACCGACTACATCCTCAAAG TGCTGTGTCCTACATAG
- the fez2b gene encoding fasciculation and elongation protein zeta-2 isoform X2, with protein MAVPVIPLDEDWEDFNEFKAADSPHGWTAVPECSTEVPNFVSFDETLSASFPPPSSNSSCTDVCVRAVSERELLRDDEIWNALTKNYGNVMPVDWKTSRTRSLHLPTLNLQPQQRVEVSNLDLSDDEDLRDQMDMHTIIISCVNEEPLFTAEQVIEEIEEIMQQSPDGEEHENPSQFDLSVMPHDLHKLTQSTSSSSCEERLHGLRASELLERLEEMERQIRGFSEELIDQLAMREELDFEKEVKNTFISALIEVQNRQKEHRELLKKKRKIKSTQGVTRSDRSHVPGTYLTTVIPYDGSSRAPSVEDLQILTKILHAMREDSETVPALLTDYILKALV; from the exons ATGGCGGTCCCGGTCATTCCGCTCGATGAAGACTGGGAGGATTTTAACGAGTTTAAAGCTGCCGATTCACCACATGGCTGGACCGCGGTGCCGGAGTGCTCAACGGAAGTCCCGAACTTTGTGTCTTTCGACGAGACTTTGAGCGCCAGCTTTCCGCCCCCGAGCAGCAACAGCTCGTGCACGGATGTCTGTGTGCGCGCTGTGAGTGAGCGCGAGCTGCTGCGCGACGACGA GATCTGGAATGCTTTGACAAAGAACTATGGCAATGTAATGCCAGTGGACTGGAAAACATCTCGCACTCGTTCGCTGCACCTCCCCACACTGAACCTTCAACCACAACAG CGGGTGGAGGTCAGTAATCTTGACCTGTCTGATGATGAGGACCTCAGAGATCAGATGGACATGCACACCATCATCATCTCATGTGTGAACGAGGAGCCACTGTTTACTGCTGAACAG GTTATAGAGGAAATTGAGGAGATCATGCAGCAGTCTCCAGATGGTGAGGAACACGAGAACCCGTCTCAATTTGACCTCTCGGTGATGCCCCATGACTTACACAAACTCACACAGTCTACATCCAGCAGCAGCTGTGAGGAAC GGTTGCATGGTCTGCGTGCGTCCGAGCTGCTGGAGCGTCTGGAGGAGATGGAGAGGCAGATTCGTGGTTTCTCAGAGGAGCTAATCGATCAGCTGGCCATGCGAGAGGAGCTGGACTTCGAGAAGGAGGTGAAGAACACATTCATCTCGGCTCTTATCGAAGTACAGAATCGACAGAAAGAACATCGCGAGCTGCTGAAGAAGAAAAGGAAGATAAAGAGCACACAAGGAGTAACGCGATCCGATCGATCGCACGTGCCAGGAACC TATTTGACAACAGTGATCCCGTATGATGGGAGCAGTAGAGCCCCGTCTGTAGAAGATCTTCAGATTCTGACCAAGA TTCTTCATGCCATGCGTGAGGACAGCGAGACCGTTCCTGCTCTTCTGACCGACTACATCCTCAAAG CTCTGGTGTGA